Proteins from a genomic interval of Streptomyces sp. Tu6071:
- the glnII gene encoding glutamine synthetase, whose protein sequence is MSFKAEYIWIDGTQPTAKLRSKTKIVADGAEPGVWGFDGSSTNQAEGHSSDCVLQPVLTCPDPIRGGADVLVLCEVLDTDLTPHPSNTRAELRAVAEKFAAQEPIFGIEQEYTFFKGSRPLGFPENGFPAAQGGYYCGVGADEIFGREIVEAHLANCLAAGLGISGINAEVMPGQWEFQVGPLSPLDVSDQLWVARWLLYRTAEDFGVSATLDPKPVKGDWNGAGAHTNFSTKAMREGYEAIVTACESLGEGSKPLDHVKNYGAGIDDRLTGLHETAPWNEYSYGVSDRGASVRIPWQVEKDGKGYIEDRRPNANVDPYVVTRLITETCCASLEKAGQV, encoded by the coding sequence GTGAGCTTCAAGGCCGAGTACATCTGGATCGACGGCACCCAGCCGACCGCCAAGCTCCGGTCGAAGACGAAGATCGTCGCGGACGGCGCGGAGCCGGGCGTGTGGGGCTTCGACGGCTCCTCCACGAACCAGGCCGAGGGCCACTCCTCGGACTGCGTGCTCCAGCCGGTCCTCACGTGTCCCGACCCGATCCGGGGCGGCGCCGACGTCCTCGTCCTGTGCGAGGTCCTCGACACCGACCTCACCCCGCACCCGAGCAACACGCGCGCCGAACTGCGGGCCGTGGCCGAGAAGTTCGCCGCCCAGGAGCCGATCTTCGGGATCGAGCAGGAGTACACCTTCTTCAAGGGCAGCCGCCCGCTCGGCTTCCCCGAGAACGGTTTCCCCGCCGCGCAGGGCGGTTACTACTGCGGCGTCGGTGCGGACGAGATCTTCGGCCGCGAGATCGTCGAGGCCCACCTCGCCAACTGCCTCGCCGCCGGGCTCGGCATCTCCGGCATCAACGCCGAGGTCATGCCGGGGCAGTGGGAGTTCCAGGTCGGCCCGCTCTCGCCGCTGGACGTCTCGGACCAGCTGTGGGTCGCGCGCTGGCTGCTCTACCGCACTGCCGAGGACTTCGGCGTCTCGGCGACGCTCGACCCGAAGCCGGTGAAGGGCGACTGGAACGGCGCGGGCGCGCACACCAACTTCTCGACGAAGGCGATGCGCGAGGGCTACGAGGCGATCGTCACCGCCTGCGAATCGCTCGGCGAGGGCTCCAAGCCGCTCGACCACGTGAAGAACTACGGCGCGGGCATCGACGACCGCCTCACCGGGCTCCACGAGACGGCCCCGTGGAACGAGTACAGCTACGGGGTCTCCGACCGGGGCGCCTCGGTGCGGATTCCGTGGCAGGTCGAGAAGGACGGCAAGGGGTACATCGAGGACCGCCGCCCGAACGCGAACGTGGACCCGTACGTGGTGACGCGGCTCATCACGGAGACGTGCTGCGCCTCGCTGGAGAAGGCCGGGCAGGTC
- a CDS encoding DUF1254 domain-containing protein, with protein MGHETRAASLAAEAYVYGAPLVRGLETVGLLTQDGLGSLPATAFNHFAHADPATGWPGDEGTLCSLAHLDLSEGPLVLQVPPSGPRYAVYQFVDAWTNDFAYAGLRAGGADGGSWLLAPPGWEGQVPGSVREVIEAPTAVATLVVRYACALADAEDVAAVRELRGGLALHPLTAPGLGRGGLPGGDPLAEPALRFWERLRVWAGDFPPSGADRAYQERFQSLGLLEEGATPYAEPAAELRWALEEGEAAGRAQVEAAAWRWSRDGGSVAGGGAPAEDDGAPAGGVAAGGDPPKAGGCSGGWEGAAHLFDFNLDHLGPGTLDAELWRVGDRSEAYLRRAVAARVGLWGPHGYEATTTQTYRDAAGERLDGAYAYTLRLPPPPPAYGWALSAHEVPRSPGPEPRAVSDRTPGLVREPDGAVFLRLAARPPRAAAANWVPVPAGPFRAVLRLYVPEAGYRVPGLVREEPE; from the coding sequence ATGGGCCACGAGACCCGGGCGGCTTCGCTCGCCGCCGAGGCGTACGTCTACGGCGCGCCGCTCGTGCGGGGCCTGGAGACCGTCGGGCTGCTCACGCAGGACGGGCTCGGCTCGCTCCCGGCGACGGCCTTCAACCACTTCGCGCACGCCGATCCCGCCACGGGCTGGCCCGGAGACGAGGGCACCCTGTGCTCGCTCGCCCATCTCGACCTCTCCGAGGGGCCGCTCGTCCTCCAGGTCCCGCCGAGCGGTCCGCGCTACGCCGTGTACCAGTTCGTGGACGCGTGGACCAACGACTTCGCGTACGCGGGGCTGCGCGCGGGCGGCGCGGACGGCGGCAGCTGGCTGCTCGCGCCGCCCGGCTGGGAGGGGCAGGTGCCGGGGAGTGTGCGCGAGGTGATCGAGGCGCCGACGGCGGTCGCGACGCTCGTGGTGCGGTACGCGTGCGCGCTCGCGGACGCGGAGGACGTCGCGGCGGTACGGGAGCTGCGGGGCGGCCTCGCGCTGCACCCGCTCACCGCGCCGGGCCTGGGGCGCGGCGGGCTCCCCGGCGGCGATCCGCTCGCCGAGCCCGCCTTGCGGTTCTGGGAGCGGCTGCGGGTGTGGGCGGGTGATTTCCCGCCCTCGGGGGCCGATCGCGCCTACCAGGAGCGGTTCCAGTCGCTGGGCCTCCTGGAGGAGGGCGCGACGCCGTACGCGGAACCGGCTGCGGAGCTGCGGTGGGCGCTGGAGGAGGGCGAGGCGGCGGGGCGCGCGCAGGTCGAGGCGGCGGCGTGGCGGTGGAGCCGGGACGGGGGCTCGGTGGCCGGAGGCGGGGCTCCCGCCGAGGACGACGGCGCACCGGCGGGTGGCGTCGCGGCGGGCGGTGACCCCCCGAAGGCGGGCGGGTGCTCCGGCGGCTGGGAGGGGGCGGCGCATCTCTTCGACTTCAACCTCGACCACCTCGGCCCCGGCACGCTCGACGCGGAGCTGTGGCGCGTCGGGGACCGCTCCGAGGCGTATCTGCGGCGCGCGGTCGCCGCCCGGGTCGGACTGTGGGGGCCGCACGGGTACGAGGCGACGACGACGCAGACGTACCGGGACGCGGCCGGGGAGCGGCTCGACGGGGCGTACGCCTACACGTTGCGCCTGCCGCCCCCGCCGCCCGCCTACGGCTGGGCGCTGAGCGCGCACGAGGTGCCGCGCAGCCCGGGTCCCGAGCCGCGCGCGGTGAGCGACCGCACGCCCGGCCTCGTCCGCGAGCCGGACGGCGCCGTGTTCCTGCGCCTGGCGGCGCGACCGCCGCGCGCGGCCGCGGCGAACTGGGTGCCGGTTCCCGCGGGGCCCTTCCGGGCGGTGCTGCGGCTGTACGTGCCGGAGGCGGGCTACCGGGTGCCGGGGCTCGTACGGGAGGAGCCGGAGTGA
- a CDS encoding STAS domain-containing protein yields MPEPAESPEPEPADETSADPERRALPADAAAMWLVRASGELDLDTVGALREELEEAAARYPVVILDLSRVDFGDSSFLNLLIRVRATTRLRLVAPTEPLRQLFALTGTDTVLDVYDTIGEAIDAG; encoded by the coding sequence ATGCCCGAACCCGCAGAGTCGCCCGAGCCGGAACCGGCGGACGAGACCTCCGCCGACCCCGAGAGACGCGCCCTGCCCGCCGACGCCGCGGCGATGTGGCTCGTCCGGGCCTCCGGTGAGCTGGATCTCGACACCGTGGGAGCGCTTCGCGAGGAGCTGGAGGAGGCCGCCGCGCGCTACCCGGTCGTCATACTCGACCTGAGCCGCGTCGACTTCGGCGACTCCAGCTTCCTCAACCTCCTCATCCGCGTCCGCGCCACGACCCGGCTGCGCCTGGTAGCGCCCACCGAGCCGCTGCGCCAGCTCTTCGCGCTGACGGGCACGGACACGGTCCTCGACGTGTACGACACGATCGGCGAGGCGATCGACGCGGGCTGA
- a CDS encoding ATP-binding protein: MSDEDGHAGGHGIEGENKGEGLGGRGGGGLRPGEARERVYDALLAVRPPVDVLVLADAVLVASELVSNAVRHAGGVTGFRVSIGDGEVEISVSDGSDAMPVERTPRPLVREGGYGWGLVRRLARVEVMEEPGSGKTVRARLPLTSSHSTYEHPGFVPAQRKPPRSGER; this comes from the coding sequence GTGTCGGACGAGGACGGGCATGCCGGAGGGCACGGCATCGAGGGCGAGAACAAGGGCGAGGGGCTCGGGGGCCGGGGCGGGGGCGGGCTGCGCCCCGGAGAGGCGAGGGAGCGGGTGTACGACGCCCTGCTGGCGGTTCGGCCGCCCGTGGACGTGCTCGTGCTCGCCGATGCCGTGCTCGTCGCCTCGGAGCTGGTGAGCAACGCCGTGCGGCACGCGGGCGGCGTCACCGGGTTCCGGGTGAGCATCGGGGACGGCGAGGTGGAGATCAGCGTCTCGGACGGGTCGGACGCGATGCCGGTCGAGCGGACGCCGCGCCCGCTCGTGCGCGAGGGCGGGTACGGGTGGGGGCTCGTGCGGCGGCTCGCGCGCGTGGAGGTGATGGAGGAACCGGGTTCCGGCAAGACGGTGCGGGCTCGGCTGCCGCTGACGTCCTCCCACAGCACGTACGAGCACCCCGGCTTCGTGCCCGCGCAGCGCAAGCCGCCGCGGTCCGGGGAGCGGTGA
- a CDS encoding ATP-binding protein: protein MSEGDSHNSMDGTVVGNVFQARNLYLQAPPEAPVPPGTSEDEAEPDAWVRAAGASAIWDLVPPERETREHRSLVAAVVGRLAASRREPGTDPWHDAEVPLRFLEHIERLTEPDGLDLFPAEAALLVLLPFLHRTHYLRRAAEVAGVEPWSLAVRARAEPVRRRFEVFAEGHEALVRRARRNAAAEPVVGWWLFHRWLARDQEFAEPESVAGMLAELGECVRPLGGVLDAERLATLLHGLRRGPDVCHPEHLHQLPEEDRVRSGSGPQRIRFRRLALLATLAHGMAVEAAGLPDIVAEHVAIPYPVDMAGLRRTLAGATWGGTAELPVLRAECHHEAVVEALRAYTARLDTVLHAVRATGIVPLALPARLSSSGVVPGRGVFEGYARFRSDDRRFLSLAVGVELYKDRDLAVRELYQNALDACRYRRARSQYLDRTGALPNAYEGRIRFTQDVDEDGRRYVECEDNGVGMGEAELRGVFSHAGARFAEQAEFRLERARWEALDPPVRLYPNSRFGIGVLSYFMLAEEIRVTTCRMSPEGVPGPVLRASVCGPEHLFRIVREADRGAPGTKVRLYLREGVVAKEWSCVNVLKRVLGVAEFGTVAEDGTLWATWEAGRLRTRDIEYRFREPPGINASGWSLAWTREPEGAQVFWCQEGGGLLVDGLVVSPLHPSGVLARTDAGLAGAVVNLRGPDAPERLSVDRQHVVDDAGPAIGALLERAAAVFADVPADFPLSEWFRSVMNGSAALADLVGDAFARQGREITHRGVPLCSPLTGTFPADVSLLLPEQSRGMNSWVVRPEGYAPDHIYVWRVLAHGRRDALSSLAELCPEVLSRRPLRTARASDQWLLVRARETSQGHWPGRRLPRTNIDSHAYGRPARALAAQLMDLGYPHEGEASAHRPLHTPLHRRTAAHDPARHARPEPLGTAEYERWRRTAETEPLLRLSAPGSSTGLRFLGPGGDVPPGHIAALALALDLPTGEVCRRLSALGLGLRVDSSGLPGRPDHELLRLLSRSADGEYPWLERQEPVTPRMIVTHAEALGLPPLVVRDRLGALGFTVPALFPEDADAGDFPSLPLWKPQDFMPPGPLPYAYLFADGGDPEALRKRIARLRAYGFDLPLEVPARPGPFDAEILSAAGAWRELTSADVIPFHFVLPLARDLNIPPADVVRVLTSYRIRVSRADMPDGMSFKEAVALADVDARHRSLSRHEGFPLHFLHHTALLRDTTIRRVVAELRDLGFTVPDPADTLRAALARVPSA, encoded by the coding sequence GTGAGCGAGGGCGACAGCCACAACTCCATGGACGGCACCGTGGTGGGGAACGTCTTCCAGGCGAGAAATCTGTACCTGCAAGCACCGCCGGAGGCTCCGGTTCCCCCCGGAACGTCCGAGGACGAGGCGGAGCCGGACGCATGGGTGCGCGCGGCGGGCGCCTCGGCGATATGGGACCTTGTGCCGCCGGAACGGGAGACGCGGGAGCACCGGTCGCTCGTGGCCGCGGTCGTGGGCCGGCTGGCCGCGTCGCGGCGGGAGCCGGGAACGGATCCGTGGCACGACGCCGAGGTACCTCTGCGGTTCCTGGAGCACATCGAGCGGCTGACGGAGCCGGACGGGCTCGATCTGTTTCCCGCCGAGGCGGCGCTTCTGGTCCTGCTGCCGTTCCTGCACCGTACGCACTACCTGCGCCGCGCCGCCGAGGTGGCCGGAGTGGAGCCGTGGTCGCTCGCGGTACGGGCCCGGGCGGAACCCGTACGGCGGCGGTTCGAGGTGTTCGCCGAGGGCCACGAGGCGCTGGTGCGCCGGGCGCGGCGGAACGCGGCGGCCGAGCCGGTCGTGGGCTGGTGGCTCTTCCACCGCTGGCTCGCGCGGGACCAGGAGTTCGCCGAGCCGGAGTCCGTGGCCGGGATGCTCGCGGAACTGGGTGAGTGCGTGCGCCCGCTCGGCGGCGTGCTGGACGCCGAGCGGCTGGCGACGCTGCTGCACGGGCTGCGCCGCGGTCCCGACGTCTGCCATCCCGAGCACCTGCACCAACTGCCCGAGGAGGACCGGGTGCGCAGCGGGAGCGGGCCGCAGCGCATCCGCTTCCGTCGGCTCGCCCTTCTGGCCACGCTCGCGCACGGGATGGCTGTCGAGGCGGCCGGGCTGCCCGACATCGTCGCCGAGCACGTCGCGATCCCGTACCCCGTGGACATGGCCGGGCTGCGCCGTACGCTCGCCGGGGCGACGTGGGGCGGGACGGCCGAACTCCCCGTCCTGCGGGCCGAGTGCCATCACGAGGCAGTGGTCGAGGCCCTGCGCGCGTACACCGCGCGACTCGACACGGTGCTGCACGCCGTGCGCGCCACGGGCATCGTCCCCCTTGCGCTGCCCGCACGCCTGAGTTCCTCCGGAGTGGTCCCGGGGCGAGGCGTCTTCGAGGGGTATGCGCGGTTCCGCAGCGACGACCGGCGCTTCCTGAGCCTCGCGGTCGGCGTCGAGCTGTACAAGGACCGGGATCTCGCGGTCCGCGAGCTCTACCAGAACGCGCTGGACGCCTGCCGCTACCGTCGCGCGCGGAGCCAGTACCTGGACCGCACGGGTGCACTGCCGAACGCCTACGAGGGACGGATCCGCTTCACGCAGGACGTGGACGAGGACGGGCGCAGGTACGTGGAGTGCGAGGACAACGGCGTCGGGATGGGCGAGGCGGAGCTGCGCGGCGTCTTCTCGCACGCGGGCGCCCGCTTCGCCGAGCAGGCCGAGTTCCGCCTGGAGCGGGCGCGGTGGGAGGCGCTCGACCCGCCGGTCCGGCTGTACCCCAACAGCCGTTTCGGCATCGGGGTGTTGAGCTATTTCATGCTGGCCGAGGAGATCCGGGTCACGACGTGCCGGATGAGCCCGGAAGGCGTGCCGGGGCCCGTGCTGCGGGCCTCGGTGTGCGGCCCCGAGCACCTGTTCCGCATCGTGCGGGAGGCGGACAGAGGGGCACCGGGGACGAAGGTGCGGCTGTACCTGCGAGAGGGGGTGGTGGCAAAGGAGTGGTCGTGCGTGAACGTGCTGAAGCGGGTGCTCGGGGTGGCGGAGTTCGGGACGGTGGCGGAGGACGGGACGCTGTGGGCGACGTGGGAGGCGGGGCGACTGCGGACGCGAGACATCGAGTACCGCTTCCGGGAACCCCCCGGTATCAACGCGAGTGGCTGGTCCCTCGCCTGGACCCGCGAGCCGGAGGGGGCCCAGGTCTTCTGGTGCCAGGAAGGGGGCGGACTGCTCGTGGACGGACTCGTGGTGTCGCCCTTGCACCCGAGCGGGGTACTCGCACGGACCGACGCCGGGCTGGCCGGGGCCGTGGTCAATCTGCGCGGCCCCGACGCGCCCGAGCGGCTCTCCGTCGACCGGCAGCACGTCGTCGATGACGCCGGACCCGCGATCGGCGCGTTGCTCGAGCGGGCCGCGGCCGTGTTCGCGGACGTGCCCGCGGACTTCCCGCTCAGCGAGTGGTTCCGTTCCGTGATGAACGGCAGCGCCGCGCTGGCGGACCTCGTCGGTGATGCCTTCGCCCGCCAGGGGCGCGAGATCACGCACCGGGGAGTTCCTCTCTGCTCTCCCCTCACGGGGACGTTTCCCGCGGACGTCTCCTTGCTCCTGCCGGAGCAGTCCCGCGGGATGAACAGCTGGGTGGTACGGCCGGAGGGTTACGCGCCCGACCACATCTACGTATGGCGTGTCCTCGCCCACGGACGGCGGGACGCGCTCAGCTCGCTGGCCGAGCTGTGTCCGGAGGTGCTGTCGCGGCGACCGCTGCGCACAGCGCGCGCCTCGGACCAGTGGCTCCTGGTCCGAGCGCGCGAAACCTCGCAGGGCCACTGGCCGGGGCGACGTCTGCCGAGGACGAACATCGACTCGCACGCGTACGGGCGCCCCGCGAGGGCTCTCGCCGCCCAGCTCATGGACCTCGGATACCCCCACGAGGGAGAAGCCTCTGCGCATCGTCCCCTCCACACGCCCCTTCACCGTCGCACCGCCGCTCACGACCCGGCTCGCCACGCCCGTCCGGAACCCCTGGGAACGGCCGAGTACGAGCGGTGGCGCCGCACGGCCGAGACGGAGCCCCTGCTCCGTCTCTCCGCGCCCGGCAGTTCCACGGGCCTGCGGTTCCTCGGTCCCGGCGGCGACGTTCCCCCGGGGCACATCGCCGCCCTGGCCCTCGCCCTGGATCTCCCGACCGGCGAGGTGTGCCGCCGGCTCTCCGCTCTCGGCCTCGGCCTGCGCGTCGACAGCTCGGGGCTTCCCGGCCGCCCGGACCACGAACTGCTGCGGCTCCTGAGCCGGTCGGCGGACGGCGAATACCCGTGGCTGGAGCGGCAGGAGCCCGTGACACCGAGGATGATCGTCACTCACGCCGAGGCGCTGGGGCTTCCGCCCCTCGTGGTCCGGGACAGGCTGGGGGCACTCGGCTTCACCGTCCCCGCCCTCTTCCCGGAGGACGCGGACGCCGGGGATTTCCCCTCGCTCCCGCTGTGGAAGCCCCAGGACTTCATGCCGCCGGGCCCGCTGCCCTACGCGTACCTCTTCGCGGACGGGGGTGACCCGGAAGCCTTGCGGAAAAGGATCGCTCGCCTGCGCGCGTACGGCTTCGACCTGCCGTTGGAAGTCCCCGCACGGCCTGGGCCGTTCGACGCGGAGATCCTGTCGGCCGCCGGTGCGTGGAGAGAACTGACCAGCGCCGACGTCATTCCCTTCCACTTCGTGCTGCCCCTCGCACGCGATCTCAACATCCCTCCCGCCGACGTCGTCCGCGTCCTCACCTCGTACCGCATACGCGTGTCACGGGCCGACATGCCGGACGGCATGTCGTTCAAGGAAGCCGTCGCGCTCGCCGATGTCGATGCGAGGCACCGCTCGCTCTCCCGGCACGAGGGCTTCCCCCTGCACTTTCTCCACCACACCGCCCTCCTCCGTGACACCACCATCCGCCGGGTGGTCGCCGAGCTCCGCGACCTCGGCTTCACCGTCCCCGACCCCGCCGACACCCTCCGTGCCGCCCTCGCCCGCGTTCCGAGCGCCTGA
- a CDS encoding tyrosine-type recombinase/integrase has translation MSEPYDRWHKKRPGAKEETCTSHKKVPSREHGRGKRWLARWRDPEGQQQSESFDRYEDARLHLTRMQGSVDDGTYIDPRRGEAQLKAVAEQWLANQTFANPRTNAQYESRVRNHIIGPLGSLKLRQIKASTVQTWIKRRMQVLDETTVGLVFTHLSSILAMAVDDDLIAKNPCETGSVKRVKPRRSKKAAKDVPLSWEQTDALQAHLPKPYQATVDCGRGLGMRQGEVFAFSPTDVNWLHKNKVVHIRRQISHDRGTLVFAPPKGGTEEDPRDRFVPIGDPLAGLLIEHMREHPPVEVTLPWMTKDGEPVTVLLMFTTRERKPLNKNYFNYLWKSALEAIGVIKTLNDKPVGRGRKWEKCRDKMMHALRHLYASEAINEGVDVYTLADLLGHEDPAFTLRRYVHRVTGAVERARRAIGQRYRPAA, from the coding sequence ATGTCTGAGCCGTATGACCGCTGGCACAAGAAGCGACCCGGAGCCAAAGAAGAGACCTGTACCTCTCATAAGAAGGTTCCGTCCCGCGAGCATGGTCGCGGCAAGCGGTGGCTGGCTCGATGGCGCGACCCGGAGGGGCAGCAGCAGAGCGAGAGCTTCGACCGGTACGAGGACGCTCGGCTGCACCTCACGAGGATGCAGGGCAGTGTCGACGACGGCACGTACATCGACCCTCGAAGGGGCGAAGCTCAGCTCAAGGCAGTGGCCGAGCAGTGGCTGGCGAACCAGACTTTCGCCAACCCCAGGACTAACGCCCAGTACGAATCTCGCGTCAGGAATCACATCATCGGACCTCTTGGCTCGCTCAAGCTTCGCCAGATCAAAGCGTCCACCGTGCAGACCTGGATCAAGCGTCGGATGCAGGTTCTCGACGAGACCACGGTCGGGCTGGTCTTCACGCACCTCTCGTCCATCCTGGCCATGGCCGTGGACGATGACCTGATCGCCAAAAACCCCTGCGAGACCGGCTCGGTGAAGCGCGTGAAACCCCGTCGGTCCAAGAAGGCGGCCAAGGATGTACCCCTGTCGTGGGAGCAGACGGATGCCCTACAGGCGCACCTGCCCAAGCCCTACCAGGCCACGGTCGACTGCGGTCGAGGTCTCGGCATGAGGCAGGGCGAGGTCTTCGCGTTCAGCCCCACCGACGTCAACTGGCTGCACAAGAACAAGGTCGTCCACATCCGCCGGCAAATCAGTCACGATCGAGGCACTCTGGTCTTCGCACCACCGAAAGGCGGCACGGAGGAAGACCCGAGGGACCGCTTCGTGCCGATCGGCGATCCGCTGGCCGGGCTGCTCATCGAGCACATGCGCGAGCACCCGCCGGTGGAGGTCACCTTGCCCTGGATGACCAAAGACGGCGAGCCAGTAACGGTGCTCCTGATGTTCACCACCCGGGAGCGCAAGCCGTTGAACAAGAACTACTTCAACTACCTCTGGAAGAGCGCCCTGGAGGCGATCGGCGTGATCAAGACCCTCAACGACAAGCCTGTCGGAAGGGGGCGCAAGTGGGAGAAGTGTCGCGACAAAATGATGCACGCCCTCCGGCACCTCTACGCGTCTGAGGCGATCAACGAAGGCGTTGACGTATACACCCTCGCCGATCTCCTCGGTCACGAGGATCCCGCCTTTACCCTTCGCCGCTACGTCCACCGAGTGACCGGAGCTGTCGAGCGGGCACGCAGGGCGATCGGCCAGCGGTACCGGCCCGCAGCATGA
- a CDS encoding helix-turn-helix transcriptional regulator, whose amino-acid sequence MPRTPRPATASGAGLLPLATPEEVAAYLGVPVKTLYQWRHRRTGPTVHKVGRHLRYRWGEVDAWLDE is encoded by the coding sequence GTGCCTCGAACGCCTCGTCCCGCGACTGCCAGTGGTGCTGGCTTGTTGCCGCTGGCCACCCCAGAGGAAGTAGCGGCTTACCTGGGTGTGCCCGTGAAGACGCTCTACCAGTGGCGTCATCGTCGTACCGGCCCCACTGTCCATAAGGTTGGTCGCCACCTGAGGTATCGGTGGGGTGAGGTGGACGCGTGGCTGGATGAGTGA
- a CDS encoding helix-turn-helix domain-containing protein has protein sequence MAPTLWASQLTARIASALRSARTTAGMTMADVAAACAERGHEEMTAQTIKNLETGRKTSLSVADLLVLADVVGVPPVLLLFQLDGTEEEVEVLPHRTASPWDGLAWFTGEGRHSAAPSGEHQEVLDLYRAHDDVLAAVEASIAMATARRRAAETALDPTLVPGLQERARSYEALSLEDRKDLRAHRDRMRARGLTPPPLPADLQHVDEATLAKDQEATA, from the coding sequence ATGGCACCTACCTTGTGGGCCTCGCAACTGACCGCGCGCATCGCATCCGCCTTGCGCTCCGCACGCACGACGGCAGGCATGACGATGGCCGACGTCGCAGCCGCTTGCGCGGAACGGGGACACGAGGAGATGACCGCACAGACGATCAAGAACCTGGAGACCGGACGGAAGACGTCCCTCTCCGTCGCCGACCTCCTCGTCCTGGCCGATGTCGTGGGCGTACCCCCTGTGCTGCTCCTCTTCCAGCTCGACGGCACCGAGGAGGAGGTCGAAGTTCTTCCTCATCGCACCGCCTCCCCGTGGGACGGTCTCGCCTGGTTCACCGGCGAGGGGCGACACTCCGCCGCCCCCTCCGGTGAGCACCAGGAGGTTCTCGACCTGTACCGGGCGCACGACGACGTGCTCGCGGCGGTGGAAGCCTCCATCGCCATGGCCACTGCCCGCCGCCGCGCCGCCGAGACCGCCCTCGACCCCACGCTCGTACCGGGCTTGCAGGAACGCGCCCGGTCCTACGAGGCGCTCTCGCTTGAGGACCGCAAAGATCTGCGCGCGCATCGCGACCGCATGCGCGCTCGCGGCCTGACCCCCCCGCCACTGCCTGCGGACCTCCAGCACGTCGACGAGGCCACGCTCGCGAAGGACCAGGAGGCCACTGCGTGA
- a CDS encoding helix-turn-helix domain-containing protein, with protein MENIVPQRTAKQRTLPRFPKGKRLTEEEAADLTRAALAVYPTMTIRDIATETGRSYGSIQGLLKASGVTMAHGGNRQDAAGAGPTSAPAAQLTPSNSISSAVTTR; from the coding sequence GTGGAAAACATCGTGCCGCAACGGACAGCGAAGCAGAGGACGCTGCCCCGCTTCCCGAAGGGCAAGCGGCTGACAGAAGAGGAAGCCGCCGACCTCACCCGAGCAGCGCTCGCCGTCTACCCGACCATGACCATCCGCGACATAGCCACGGAGACAGGCCGCTCCTACGGATCCATCCAGGGCCTCCTGAAAGCCAGTGGTGTCACCATGGCTCATGGCGGCAATCGACAGGACGCTGCCGGCGCCGGGCCAACCTCCGCGCCCGCAGCTCAGTTGACGCCGAGCAACTCGATCAGCTCCGCCGTGACGACCCGGTAG
- a CDS encoding helix-turn-helix transcriptional regulator has product MNTATWLPPAQARVARLVAAGLGNSEIAFRTGLPALRVNTLVQRLREGLRLPDSASRAMLVHHLIAQRYIPVPARDTRPALIPTEARLVRAWGEHATRLAVAEALAMPPVEVDLWTQTLLRKIHARSTAHLVALGHALGAFASTPLDANAPLPLRPGLLPPARATALGLAARGMGKEEIASRLHVSPDTVTSHLKAARAALGCPPRTALHVLVHTLFATGAATPPSLAVPSPPVTAAQLHLWKAITTNSLLSDIANAVGTTPQAVRPAVRHLTAHAGTDSALGLVVRGHAWNWNEG; this is encoded by the coding sequence GTGAACACGGCAACATGGCTTCCCCCGGCGCAGGCGCGGGTGGCGCGTCTCGTGGCGGCCGGGCTGGGCAACAGCGAGATCGCCTTCCGTACCGGCCTGCCCGCCCTCCGCGTGAACACCTTGGTGCAGCGACTACGGGAAGGGCTTCGCCTGCCGGACAGCGCCTCGCGGGCCATGCTCGTCCACCACCTCATCGCCCAGCGCTACATCCCCGTCCCCGCCCGCGACACGCGACCGGCCCTGATCCCCACGGAGGCGCGCCTCGTGCGCGCGTGGGGCGAACATGCCACCCGCCTTGCCGTCGCCGAGGCACTCGCCATGCCCCCCGTCGAGGTCGATTTGTGGACCCAGACCCTGCTGCGCAAAATCCACGCGCGCAGCACGGCCCACCTCGTCGCGCTCGGGCATGCCCTCGGCGCCTTCGCCAGCACCCCCCTCGACGCAAACGCGCCCCTCCCCCTTCGGCCCGGCCTCCTGCCGCCCGCCCGCGCCACCGCCCTCGGCCTCGCGGCCCGCGGCATGGGCAAAGAAGAGATCGCCTCGCGCCTCCACGTGAGCCCCGACACGGTCACCAGCCACCTCAAAGCCGCCCGAGCCGCCCTGGGGTGCCCGCCCCGCACCGCCCTCCACGTCCTGGTGCACACCCTCTTCGCCACCGGCGCGGCCACCCCGCCCTCCCTCGCCGTCCCGTCCCCGCCCGTGACCGCCGCTCAACTCCACCTGTGGAAGGCGATCACCACGAACTCGCTGCTCTCGGACATCGCCAACGCCGTCGGCACCACACCGCAGGCTGTCCGGCCCGCCGTCCGCCACCTCACCGCGCACGCGGGCACCGACAGCGCCCTCGGCCTCGTCGTACGCGGCCACGCCTGGAACTGGAACGAGGGGTAA